The following DNA comes from Anopheles arabiensis isolate DONGOLA chromosome 3, AaraD3, whole genome shotgun sequence.
CCACAGCAAGCGTAGCTGGACAAACTGCCCGCAGAGCACTTCACATATTGGCGCTACCTGTTGCGATCCCAGCTTGATCTTTAGCCAGCTGATCGGTTGCACCGAGGCAAGCGATTGCCAGTCAAGAGGCAGTCTGCCTAGCAGAAGCTCCTCCAGCTTGGGCAGCCTAACGGAGGCGAACGTCAGCGGCTCTCGTCTGCCAATGATTTCGCAAATGCCAAACCTTCGCAGACGGGGCAGCTTCGACAAGTGGCACAGTACGTTCGGGGTATCCACCAGCACGGTGCTAAGGATCAATTCCTCCAGCTGAACGCACGACCCGCAGATGAAGCGCAGCATCGTTTCCCTCAGAGTGTAGCCGTTGAAGTGTAGCTTCCTGAGGTACGGCATCTGCTGATAAAACCACTCCATCGACACGTTTGGACGGAAAAACGAATTCAGATCGTCGACAAGGCACAGCTCTTCAACCGGTTCAAGCCTCCACCAAGAGCTTCCCACCTTCTGTGCCACACCCAGCACGCCGATGGTGGAATCCACATCCGTGCAGTGCGCTATATCCAACTTCCGCATGTTGGAACAGTCCACCACGTAGGGTATGACGTGATTTAGCACCAGCCTCTGAAGTGAGGCATTGGTCAGCTTCAGTGTGCTGCACTCGTTCGTGCCCGGATCGAGCTCGGTGAATCGTAGGTGCAGCTCCAGCAGACAGTCCATCTTAGGCACGGCATCGGAAATATCTTCAGCGAACATCCACGACTCCCGACCCAGTTCAAGCTTCAGCACGGTCAGCGGGCTCAGCCAGCGCGGTTCGAGCAGCTTGCACAGTACGGCATACTTTTGTACAGAAGTCACCAAGGTCTGCTGCAAATCCAGATGTGCCTTGCGGTAGGGGCGTTGCGAGTGGGCCAAAATTTCGACGACCGCATGCATTTTCTCGATAGCGTTCACGTAGTCATACGATACGTCGCACCCAGCGTTGCGTGTTGCATCGTCGATCCGCAGCGTAAACCGGCACGCGTACCACTCGGTAAAGAGTCGCTCGAAACGGCGACACGTGACGGAGATTGATTTTAGCGATACGAAATCAAGACGGTCgaatatcatttttaatatCTGCGAATCGAAATGGATGTGTCAATGGAACGTTTCTGTTTAGATTTACAGGCTTGAGGCATTGCTTACCTCTGTTGGAAGCCCATCAAAAGGGCAATAGGATGAGGATGATTCCATTTCAACgggtttctttcgtttctcacTTGGATAACCTTTACAATGCCGGAAAAGCGGTATTCAGAGCGATGGATTTAGTTTTCCTTCACAATGCCATTGACCGCGAATTCCTCGAATACTGCTGAATGtcgttttatttgaaaaaacgTCTAGCTGTCAAAGCGTTGCGTTTACTTACTGTTTCTGATTACTTGAAAGGCTTGGGAAGGTATGTCTGTTCGTTGCTTTCCGAAGTATCGacatttcacaaaacaaagaacagTTGAATTTTTGCAATCAAAACTAGATCAATTCGAATATGAAACAAGAATTTTCTtataagagttttttttacgcAACTTTCGCACAGTTGCTGAAAATGAGAACCGACCTAGATAAGACAAATCGCCCGGTACCGCCAACGGTCACGAATAACTCTTTAGCAACATCGTTTTTCTACATtcccattttttattatttcatatgaAGTTCTAATCAACCTTGGTGTGTCAGCCAACTTAAGCTAAAAACTCTCAGTTCTGAAGACAAAACGAACTAAATTCCTACCATGGGCGACAGCATGCGCATATTCTGCGGCAAGCATGACCAATGCTTCGAGTTTCACACTCAGGcgtaaatttgaaaataactttGATTGAGTTAACATTCGGGAGCCGTACGGCAAAATTGTCTTTTAGCATGGAGGGATCAAAATTTTCCCAACAATACAAAACTAGTCGCCTCAGCTGTGGCAAGAATGGCACGTCTTGAAGGTCGCCGACACAATTCACGTTATCTAGGACGAGCGTTTCCAGGTCCGGAATTCGGCGCAATTCAGCCAGGAGTGCCGCTGGTTCATAAATTAGATGTAAATCAACCGCCAGGAGCTGCAGGCGGTTGAAATTTTTagcaaaattaacaaaaactgGCATTCTCGTCATCCTCCGCCCCTTGATGCTTGGACGTCTCAGCATAAAAAGGTTAGGCATCGTTCGGGCGTCG
Coding sequences within:
- the LOC120904107 gene encoding uncharacterized protein LOC120904107, which translates into the protein MESSSSYCPFDGLPTEILKMIFDRLDFVSLKSISVTCRRFERLFTEWYACRFTLRIDDATRNAGCDVSYDYVNAIEKMHAVVEILAHSQRPYRKAHLDLQQTLVTSVQKYAVLCKLLEPRWLSPLTVLKLELGRESWMFAEDISDAVPKMDCLLELHLRFTELDPGTNECSTLKLTNASLQRLVLNHVIPYVVDCSNMRKLDIAHCTDVDSTIGVLGVAQKVGSSWWRLEPVEELCLVDDLNSFFRPNVSMEWFYQQMPYLRKLHFNGYTLRETMLRFICGSCVQLEELILSTVLVDTPNVLCHLSKLPRLRRFGICEIIGRREPLTFASVRLPKLEELLLGRLPLDWQSLASVQPISWLKIKLGSQQVAPICEVLCGQFVQLRLLWIDFYTFRHYRELLAELPKMNSLETLVLENVVYLCSLKALPPLPQLKRLIIYRCSKKVYERFHNNDALLANLVRDIQWIGVGMNTSDERGITDTIEHKLPEHKCY